The Rhododendron vialii isolate Sample 1 chromosome 5a, ASM3025357v1 genome contains a region encoding:
- the LOC131327583 gene encoding uncharacterized protein LOC131327583, which produces MLTLQCEILKREFISKLVHHFNQMNKTLEFGRMKVYSIMPADVGKALGLPLGTVPVPTTCENFHFEHIRAMFAAGDEQLKRGVTFGMMKEVFKSGVADAKFQTSYVLFVLSSLLCPTTKDVASTKFYLTVYDLTNISSYVWPQFVLDWLVKEITMFKKRDVKEVDNRKDAPGVSGCVLLLMLIYFDKEEMGMNVGNVGVLLIQSWTTNLIMERIAKEENLELVDLISGQLPQPRLLHPEAKKAYHTLQKSFLEQMQCIIIMDAALMGHVSETTTEKIPSKETDVREMDSPLDDDACHEIPSSFTSTPKMAGKGVAAYEMDEDRISDFENV; this is translated from the exons ATGCTGACTCTACAATGTGAAATTCTGAAACGTGAATTCATATCAAAATTGGTTCACCACTTCAACCAGATGAACAAGACCTTAGAATTTGGGAGGATGAAAGTTTATTCAATCATGCCAGCTGATGTTGGAAAGGCATTAGGGCTACCCCTAGGAACCGTACCAGTTCCGACTACTTGTGAAAATTTCCACTTTGAACACATTCGGGCCATGTTTGCTGCAGGGGATGAACAATTGAAGAGAGGGGTAACCTTTGGAATGATGAAGGAAGTTTTTAAGTCGGGGGTAGCAGATGCGAAGTTCCAGACGTCGTATGTCCTGTTTGTCTTGTCTTCTTTATTGTGTCCAACGACAAAGGATGTGGCCTCCACCAAGTTCTATCTGACAGTGTATGATTTAACCAATATTTCGTCATATGTATGGCCACAGTTTGTGTTGGATTGGTTGGTCAAGGAAATAACGATGTTTAAGAAGAGAGATGTGAAGGAGGTTGATAATAGAAAGGATGCCCCTGGCGTTTCTGGTTGTGTGTTGCTCTTAATG CTTATATACTTTGACAAAGAGGAGATGGGAATGAATGTTGGTAATGTTGGTGTTCTGTTGATTCAGTCTTGGACGACGAATCTTATAATGGAACGAATTGCCAAGGAGGAGAATTTGGAGTTGGTAGATCTCATTTCCGGCCAATTGCCTCAGCCTCGTTTATTGCATCCG GAGGCGAAAAAGGCTTATCACACTCTGCAGAAATCATTTCTTGAACAAATGCAATGCATCATCATCATGGACGCTGCCTTGATGGGTCATGTTTCTGAAACAACAACCGAAAAAATTCCCTCAAAAGAAACCGATGTCAGGGAGATGGACAGTCCTTTGGATGATGATGCTTGTCACGAAATTCCGTCAAGTTTCACATCTACTCCTAAAATGGCAGGGAAAGGGGTTGCCGCATATGAAATGGATGAGGATAGGATAtccgattttgaaaatgtttaa